One window from the genome of Thermus sediminis encodes:
- a CDS encoding isocitrate/isopropylmalate family dehydrogenase, translating to MDVLIVRELRGSTSGSPGMSEAEAWNTERYSRPEVERVAKVAFEARKRRRHVTSVDKANVLEVGEFWRKTVEEVHGAYPDVALEHQYVDAMAMHLVKNPARFDVVVTANLFGDILSDLASVLPGS from the coding sequence GTGGACGTGCTCATCGTGCGGGAGCTCAGGGGATCTACTTCGGGGAGCCCAGGGATGTCGGAGGCCGAGGCCTGGAACACGGAGCGCTACAGTAGGCCCGAGGTGGAGCGGGTGGCCAAGGTGGCCTTTGAGGCGAGGAAGCGGAGGCGGCACGTGACCAGCGTGGACAAGGCCAACGTGCTGGAGGTGGGGGAGTTCTGGCGGAAGACCGTGGAGGAGGTCCACGGGGCCTACCCGGACGTGGCCCTGGAGCACCAGTACGTGGACGCCATGGCCATGCACCTGGTGAAGAACCCCGCCCGCTTTGACGTGGTGGTCACGGCTAACCTCTTCGGGGACATCCTCTCGGACCTGGCGAGCGTCCTCCCGGGCTCTTT
- a CDS encoding isocitrate/isopropylmalate family dehydrogenase, whose translation MLLGSVGGPKWDTLPRKIRPETGLLALRKSQDLFANLRRPRSSPGWRGFPPSRRRPPGGGRAHRAGAQGIYFGEPRDVGGRGLEHGALQ comes from the coding sequence GTGCTTTTGGGAAGCGTGGGGGGGCCCAAGTGGGATACCCTCCCTCGGAAAATCCGGCCGGAAACCGGCCTCCTCGCCCTCAGGAAGAGCCAGGACCTCTTCGCCAACCTGCGCCGGCCAAGGTCTTCCCCGGGCTGGAGAGGCTTTCCCCCCTCAAGGAGGAGACCGCCCGGGGGTGGACGTGCTCATCGTGCGGGAGCTCAGGGGATCTACTTCGGGGAGCCCAGGGATGTCGGAGGCCGAGGCCTGGAACACGGAGCGCTACAGTAG
- a CDS encoding isocitrate/isopropylmalate family dehydrogenase has protein sequence MRVAVLPGDGIGPEVTEAALKVLKALDKGESLGLAYELFPFGGRPLTPMESPSPR, from the coding sequence ATGAGGGTGGCGGTCCTCCCCGGGGATGGCATCGGCCCTGAGGTGACGGAGGCCGCCCTTAAGGTCCTGAAGGCCCTGGACAAGGGGGAGAGCCTCGGCCTCGCCTACGAGCTCTTCCCCTTCGGGGGGCGGCCATTGACGCCTATGGAGAGCCCTTCCCCCAGGTGA